A genomic region of Notamacropus eugenii isolate mMacEug1 chromosome 3, mMacEug1.pri_v2, whole genome shotgun sequence contains the following coding sequences:
- the LOC140532106 gene encoding SUN domain-containing protein 2-like, which translates to MSRRSQRLSHRYHVDDDGGSSSSSSGGSSLVAGQHTAFKDSPLRTLKRKSGSVKRLSPAPHLGPASNPHTTYYSESVVSESYVRGPRVASVDKSSILQDQLNSDVYWSERGGDLVRRRRGLGGAEKSKINGLNEGKVTYDIYGSSSGYSSEDDSAGHTLMDQPGSASSLRNAASQVGAFLWVAITFPGWLFGLFYWWLGTTCYRLTTAASLLDVFVLTRPPRLMLHAYYDSAGFTWVFDLPPQWSLSRHLRTFHPAMLSWWAAKGSNRREEVWEAGESTPYFQAEQHVLSKVHALERRLETLASEYSARWQKEAIRLELLELQGASGNGGGKSLSHEDISTLLEGLMSQWEPTLKKDFRRDTTAHIQEALTTLRAEHRQDLDNVLKKISQASQELESWVLQLKSEWQSLAQEALQENILKAMGPLEAQLAGLRQELAALSQRQAAVAEEVDLWPQKMAALRSDVESQFPAWISQYLLRDKGAKAGLLQLEEVQAQLRDLEHRILTQVAEGQVKSASEAAASLRLTLHKEGVTGVTEEDVHQIVNEALKRYSEDRIGLVDYALESSGASIISSRCSETYDTKTALLSLFGIPLWYYFQSPRAILQPDVYPGNCWAFRGPQGFAVVRLSARIHLTAVTLEHVPKALSPISNIPSAPKDFVILGLNEDSQSEGVALGHFTYDNAGESIQTFHFQGNDTAPYQVVELRILSNWGHPEYTCIYRFRVHGKPAN; encoded by the exons ATGTCTCGACGCAGTCAGCGCCTGAGCCATCGTTaccatgttgatgatgatggaggcagcagcagcagcagcagtggaggaagtTCCCTGGTGGCTGGTCAGCACACTGCCTTCAAGGACAGTCCCTTAAG GACTCTGAAGAGGAAATCTGGCAGTGTGAAACGCCTCTCACCAGCCCCTCACCTGGGCCCTGCTTCCAATCCTCACACTACCTACTACAGTGAATCAGTGGTCAGCGAGTCCTACGTCAGGGGCCCCCGGGTCGCCTCGGTGGACAAAAGCTCCATCCTACAAGATCAGCTGAACAGCGATGTCTACTGGAGTGAACGTG GTGGGGacttggtgaggaggaggagaggcctgGGAGGTGCTGAGAAGAGTAAGATCAATGGACTGAATGAGGGCAAAGTCACCTATGATATCTATGGATCTTCCTCAGGATACTCCTCGGAGGATGACTCTGCAG GGCACACACTTATGGACCAGCCTGGCTCAGCATCCTCATTAAGGAATGCTGCCTCCCAAGTTGGCGCTTTCTTGTGGGTGGCCATCACTTTTCCAG GTTGGCTCTTTGGCCTGTTCTACTGGTGGCTGGGCACTACCTGCTACCGCCTGACCACAGCTGCCTCCCTGCTGGACGTCTTTGTCTTAACCAG GCCTCCCAGACTCATGCTGCATGCCTACTATGACAGTGCTGGCTTTACATGGGTGTTTGATCTGCCCCCTCAGTGGTCACTGTCAAGGCACTTGAGG ACATTCCACCCTGCTATGCTGTCCTGGTGGGCAGCAAAGGGCAGCAACAGGAGAGAGGAGGTGTGGGAAGCAGGAGAATCCACCCCATATTTCCAG GCTGAACAGCATGTCCTGTCCAAGGTTCATGCCCTAGAAAGGCGGCTGGAAACTCTGGCTTCTGAATACTCTGCACGTTGGCAGAAGGAGGCCATCAGGCTGGAGTTGCTGGAGCTGCAGGGGGCCAGTGGGAATGGAGGTGGAAAAAGCCTGAGCCACGAGGATATTTCAACTCTCCTGGAGGGCCTGATGAGCCAATGGGAACCCACCCTGAAGAAGGACTTCCGTAGGGACACCACTGCCCACATCCAG GAAGCACTCACCACCCTCAGGGCAGAACATCGGCAAGATTTGGATAATGTTCTAAAGAAGATTTCTCAGGCATCCCAG GAGCTGGAAAGCTGGGTGCTCCAGCTAAAATCTGAATGGCAGAG TTTGGCCCAAGAAGCCCTCCAGGAAAACATATTAAAGGCTATGGGTCCACTGGAGGCCCAGCTGGCTGGCCTGAGACAGGAACTGGCAGCCCTGAGCCAGAGACAGGCTGCAGTGGCAGAGGAAGTAGACCTTTGGCCACAGAAGATGGCAGCCCTGCGCAGTGAT GTGGAGTCTCAGTTCCCAGCCTGGATCAGTCAGTACCTTCTTCGAGACAAGGGCGCTAAGGCTGGGCTTCTTCAGCTGGAGGAGGTACAGGCCCAACTTCGGGACCTGGAGCACAGAATCCTCACTCAGGTGGCAGAAGGGCAGGTCAAATCTGCCAGTGAAGCTGCTGCCAGCCTGAGGCTGACCCTTCACAAGGAAGGAGTGACTGGGGTCACAGAGGAG GATGTGCACCAGATTGTGAATGAGGCCCTGAAGAGATACAGTGAAGACCGCATTGGGCTAGTGGATTATGCCCTGGAGTCCTCAG gggCCAGCATCATCAGTAGCCGCTGCTCAGAGACCTATGATACCAAGACGGCCCTTCTCAGTCTGTTTGGCATCCCCTTGTGGTACTATTTCCAGTCCCCAAGAGCCATCCTCCAG CCAGATGTTTACCCTGGCAACTGCTGGGCATTCCGGGGCCCCCAGGGCTTTGCTGTGGTTCGATTATCTGCCCGCATCCACCTCACTGCTGTCACCTTGGAGCATGTACCCAAAGCCCTGTCTCCCATCAGCAACATCCCTAGCGCCCCCAAGGATTTTGTCATCTTG gggCTAAATGAAGATTCACAGTCGGAAGGGGTGGCCCTCGGGCACTTTACCTATGATAATGCTGGGGAGTCCATTCAGACCTTCCACTTTCAG GGCAATGACACAGCCCCATACCAGGTGGTCGAACTTCGGATCTTAAGCAACTGGGGTCACCCTGAGTACACCTGCATTTACCGCTTCCGGGTCCATGGGAAGCCTGCCAATTAG